Proteins found in one Canis lupus baileyi chromosome 26, mCanLup2.hap1, whole genome shotgun sequence genomic segment:
- the STX16 gene encoding syntaxin-16 isoform X2: MATRRLTDAFLLLRNNSIQTRQLLAEQELDELADDRMALVSGISLDPEAAIGVTKRSPPKWVDGVDEIQYDVGRIKLKMKELASLHDQHLNRPTLDDSSEQEHAIEITTQEITQLFHRCQRAVQALPSRARRACSEQEERLLRNVVASLAQALQELSTSFRRAQSGYLKRMKNREERSQHFFDTSVPLMDDGDDNTLYDRGFTDDQLVLVEQNTLMVEEREREIRQIVQSISDLNEIFRDLGAMIVEQGTVLDRIDYNVEQSCIKTEDGLKQLHKAEQYQKKNRKMLVILILFVLIVVLIVVLIGVKSH, encoded by the exons CTTGCTGATGACCGTATGGCTCTGGTATCAGGCATTAGCTTAGATCCAGAAGCAGCAATTGGTGTGACAAAACGGTCACCTCCTAAATGGGTGGATGGAGTGGATGAA atACAGTACGATGTTGGCCGAATTAAACTGAAGATGAAGGAATTAGCCAGCCTTCATGACCAGCATTTAAACAGACCCACCCTGGATGACAGCAGTGAGCAGGAGCACGCCATTGAAATAACCACCCAAGAGATTACTCAG CTCTTTCACAGGTGCCAGCGTGCGGTGCAGGCTCTGCCCAGCCGGGCCCGCAGGGCCTGCTCCGAGCAGGAGGAGCGGCTCCTTCGCAACGTGGTGGCCTCCCTGGCGCAGGCTCTGCAGGAGCTGTCCACCAGCTTCCGGCGTGCACAGTCGGGCTACCTCAAAC GCATGAAGAATCGAGAGGAAAGATCCCAGCATTTTTTTGATACATCAGTACCACTAATGGATGATGGAGACGATAATACTCTTTATGATCGG GGTTTTACAGATGACCAGTTAGTGCTGGTGGAGCAGAACACTCTGATGGTGGAGGAGAGGGAGCGGGAAATTCGCCAGATCGTGCAGTCCATTTCTGAcctgaatgaaatatttagggaCTTAGGAGCAATGATTGTGGAGCAG GGTACAGTCCTTGATAGAATTGACTATAATGTTGAGCAGTCCTGTATCAAAACTGAAGATGGCTTGAAACAGCTTCACAAG GCAGAGCAGTATCAAAAGAAGAATCGGAAGATGCTtgtgattttaatattatttgtccTCATCGTTGTCCTCATTGTTGTCCTCATCGGCGTGAAGTCTCACTAG
- the STX16 gene encoding syntaxin-16 isoform X3: MATRRLTDAFLLLRNNSIQTRQLLAEQLADDRMALVSGISLDPEAAIGVTKRSPPKWVDGVDEIQYDVGRIKLKMKELASLHDQHLNRPTLDDSSEQEHAIEITTQEITQLFHRCQRAVQALPSRARRACSEQEERLLRNVVASLAQALQELSTSFRRAQSGYLKRMKNREERSQHFFDTSVPLMDDGDDNTLYDRGFTDDQLVLVEQNTLMVEEREREIRQIVQSISDLNEIFRDLGAMIVEQGTVLDRIDYNVEQSCIKTEDGLKQLHKAEQYQKKNRKMLVILILFVLIVVLIVVLIGVKSH, encoded by the exons CTTGCTGATGACCGTATGGCTCTGGTATCAGGCATTAGCTTAGATCCAGAAGCAGCAATTGGTGTGACAAAACGGTCACCTCCTAAATGGGTGGATGGAGTGGATGAA atACAGTACGATGTTGGCCGAATTAAACTGAAGATGAAGGAATTAGCCAGCCTTCATGACCAGCATTTAAACAGACCCACCCTGGATGACAGCAGTGAGCAGGAGCACGCCATTGAAATAACCACCCAAGAGATTACTCAG CTCTTTCACAGGTGCCAGCGTGCGGTGCAGGCTCTGCCCAGCCGGGCCCGCAGGGCCTGCTCCGAGCAGGAGGAGCGGCTCCTTCGCAACGTGGTGGCCTCCCTGGCGCAGGCTCTGCAGGAGCTGTCCACCAGCTTCCGGCGTGCACAGTCGGGCTACCTCAAAC GCATGAAGAATCGAGAGGAAAGATCCCAGCATTTTTTTGATACATCAGTACCACTAATGGATGATGGAGACGATAATACTCTTTATGATCGG GGTTTTACAGATGACCAGTTAGTGCTGGTGGAGCAGAACACTCTGATGGTGGAGGAGAGGGAGCGGGAAATTCGCCAGATCGTGCAGTCCATTTCTGAcctgaatgaaatatttagggaCTTAGGAGCAATGATTGTGGAGCAG GGTACAGTCCTTGATAGAATTGACTATAATGTTGAGCAGTCCTGTATCAAAACTGAAGATGGCTTGAAACAGCTTCACAAG GCAGAGCAGTATCAAAAGAAGAATCGGAAGATGCTtgtgattttaatattatttgtccTCATCGTTGTCCTCATTGTTGTCCTCATCGGCGTGAAGTCTCACTAG
- the STX16 gene encoding syntaxin-16 isoform X4 — protein sequence MLLADDRMALVSGISLDPEAAIGVTKRSPPKWVDGVDEIQYDVGRIKLKMKELASLHDQHLNRPTLDDSSEQEHAIEITTQEITQLFHRCQRAVQALPSRARRACSEQEERLLRNVVASLAQALQELSTSFRRAQSGYLKRMKNREERSQHFFDTSVPLMDDGDDNTLYDRGFTDDQLVLVEQNTLMVEEREREIRQIVQSISDLNEIFRDLGAMIVEQGTVLDRIDYNVEQSCIKTEDGLKQLHKAEQYQKKNRKMLVILILFVLIVVLIVVLIGVKSH from the exons CTTGCTGATGACCGTATGGCTCTGGTATCAGGCATTAGCTTAGATCCAGAAGCAGCAATTGGTGTGACAAAACGGTCACCTCCTAAATGGGTGGATGGAGTGGATGAA atACAGTACGATGTTGGCCGAATTAAACTGAAGATGAAGGAATTAGCCAGCCTTCATGACCAGCATTTAAACAGACCCACCCTGGATGACAGCAGTGAGCAGGAGCACGCCATTGAAATAACCACCCAAGAGATTACTCAG CTCTTTCACAGGTGCCAGCGTGCGGTGCAGGCTCTGCCCAGCCGGGCCCGCAGGGCCTGCTCCGAGCAGGAGGAGCGGCTCCTTCGCAACGTGGTGGCCTCCCTGGCGCAGGCTCTGCAGGAGCTGTCCACCAGCTTCCGGCGTGCACAGTCGGGCTACCTCAAAC GCATGAAGAATCGAGAGGAAAGATCCCAGCATTTTTTTGATACATCAGTACCACTAATGGATGATGGAGACGATAATACTCTTTATGATCGG GGTTTTACAGATGACCAGTTAGTGCTGGTGGAGCAGAACACTCTGATGGTGGAGGAGAGGGAGCGGGAAATTCGCCAGATCGTGCAGTCCATTTCTGAcctgaatgaaatatttagggaCTTAGGAGCAATGATTGTGGAGCAG GGTACAGTCCTTGATAGAATTGACTATAATGTTGAGCAGTCCTGTATCAAAACTGAAGATGGCTTGAAACAGCTTCACAAG GCAGAGCAGTATCAAAAGAAGAATCGGAAGATGCTtgtgattttaatattatttgtccTCATCGTTGTCCTCATTGTTGTCCTCATCGGCGTGAAGTCTCACTAG
- the STX16 gene encoding syntaxin-16 isoform X5 — protein MALVSGISLDPEAAIGVTKRSPPKWVDGVDEIQYDVGRIKLKMKELASLHDQHLNRPTLDDSSEQEHAIEITTQEITQLFHRCQRAVQALPSRARRACSEQEERLLRNVVASLAQALQELSTSFRRAQSGYLKRMKNREERSQHFFDTSVPLMDDGDDNTLYDRGFTDDQLVLVEQNTLMVEEREREIRQIVQSISDLNEIFRDLGAMIVEQGTVLDRIDYNVEQSCIKTEDGLKQLHKAEQYQKKNRKMLVILILFVLIVVLIVVLIGVKSH, from the exons ATGGCTCTGGTATCAGGCATTAGCTTAGATCCAGAAGCAGCAATTGGTGTGACAAAACGGTCACCTCCTAAATGGGTGGATGGAGTGGATGAA atACAGTACGATGTTGGCCGAATTAAACTGAAGATGAAGGAATTAGCCAGCCTTCATGACCAGCATTTAAACAGACCCACCCTGGATGACAGCAGTGAGCAGGAGCACGCCATTGAAATAACCACCCAAGAGATTACTCAG CTCTTTCACAGGTGCCAGCGTGCGGTGCAGGCTCTGCCCAGCCGGGCCCGCAGGGCCTGCTCCGAGCAGGAGGAGCGGCTCCTTCGCAACGTGGTGGCCTCCCTGGCGCAGGCTCTGCAGGAGCTGTCCACCAGCTTCCGGCGTGCACAGTCGGGCTACCTCAAAC GCATGAAGAATCGAGAGGAAAGATCCCAGCATTTTTTTGATACATCAGTACCACTAATGGATGATGGAGACGATAATACTCTTTATGATCGG GGTTTTACAGATGACCAGTTAGTGCTGGTGGAGCAGAACACTCTGATGGTGGAGGAGAGGGAGCGGGAAATTCGCCAGATCGTGCAGTCCATTTCTGAcctgaatgaaatatttagggaCTTAGGAGCAATGATTGTGGAGCAG GGTACAGTCCTTGATAGAATTGACTATAATGTTGAGCAGTCCTGTATCAAAACTGAAGATGGCTTGAAACAGCTTCACAAG GCAGAGCAGTATCAAAAGAAGAATCGGAAGATGCTtgtgattttaatattatttgtccTCATCGTTGTCCTCATTGTTGTCCTCATCGGCGTGAAGTCTCACTAG